The Xiphophorus couchianus chromosome 6, X_couchianus-1.0, whole genome shotgun sequence genomic interval TTGAGCAATGTGAAATCAGCGGACCTTTCTGGAAATTAAACAATATCCTCATATTGAGTTTTCATTACCAGgcacttgtttcttttttcatccaaaaagaaagttttcaaagtttaaaaatgacagaattttatcttttatcttcTAGCCTTTAAGgcataaaagcttgttttattgaccaaacaaaaagcagatttgTGTTCAGCAAATTGTTGCTGGTTCACATTTCAGCTCCACACCTAAAAGAAAAGGTTGTGTAACGGCTGCGGTAAAGACTCACGTGCCAGAGCAAATGCAGCCTTGCTGCTGATGCCCCTGCAGCTGTGCACATATACAAGCTGTACATTACCACAAAGGGAGGACGGAAAACCCTGAAAGTGAGCAGCAACACAGGTGCACAAGAGCTTGAGAatgtttcctgctgctgctgagggaTGACTGAGATCAAAACCTCGAGGACGATCTGCCACCTGAACTGAACCGACCGCTCTGATGGTTATTTAAAGAACATCCCAAggagaaatgtgtttaaatctgTAAGACAGGAAACTGCAATAGTGACTGGATATGGCGAGTTTATAGTTGAATCTGTAAAGGATTTGTGGTTGAACTATTCCCCTACTCATAAACTATTactgtttaatttataaagcactttaaaacagcaacagctgcgacaaagtgctgtacagatcaaatcaataaacaataaaaagatggaaaggacaaaataaaagaaagacaataaaatcaatAGAATGCTAAAGCAGAGTTTATAGAAGTACTATAGCTGCATTTTTAGGAGGAAAGCTTGCAAGGCTGCAAACACCGTCTCCTCTGTTGTACAGGAGCTGCAGCATCAGATTCTTTTTGCTGCGCATCACAAACTAAGATGGCACCATGAGGAAAAAACATTATGTGAAAATCAGGAAGTTACAAACTGAATATGACTCAAGACATCGAGATCCGTGTTTGGATTTATCTGCAATTCTAGGTATGAGTGTAAAAGAGTGTGGGAGCAAAGACATAAACAAGGACCAGTTACACCAGTTCTGCCAGCGGGAATGGGCCGAAATCCCAGCAACCTATTCTAAGATGCTTCTAGAAGATACCTAAGACATTTTTcagccaaaacaaaagaaacaggcaaacttctgaattaaaattaacatttaggGAGGTTTTGGCCAACTGATTATGCCTGTCATTCAGATCTGTTGCTTTGGTTATGAATATGGGTATAGATACcggaggggtttttttgtttggttttattgggGGGGTTGACTTTGGGGAGCTGAGATGCAAAGGAGGGTTGGGTTTGTtgtctagttttatttttaatttaattttttttcctttagttgAAAAAGCAACGATAAAAGGCTGAAACTTGTGCATTGCAATTGTTTAGCTATTCTACTGACACAACTGGCTTTCTTTATTTGAGACAAAATGAATATAATTCTTCAGAAGacattttgttagttttagatTATGATATATTCAACAAGagtaaattatttaacaaaccTAACCTCAGAAGATTTGTGTTATCTAAGTTTATTTACCTTGAAGCAGGTCAGTCGGTTGTGTAACGTCTCGTTCGTTGTCCATTAACTGAAATGCATTTCACTTTATGGTTAAAACGTATATTGTATGTAATTTTCCACCAACACAAAAAGCCTTTTGGGTCtggatgtttttaaagcagaagGTCAGATTCAGGTGAAGGTTGGTGAGTTCAATAAATGTGTTGCGCATACAGCTGGAAGAttttataatcattttaaaacttacCAGTTTCCTCTTGTAGCCTAACTAAGCAGCATTGATTTTTAGCAGAAATATTTGTCTCCCTTTTATTCTAGAATGAAGTTTCTTTCCAGTTTCATCCACAAATCCtcaaaaattttaacattttaatcaacTATTATAGAAACAGTCATGTTAATTTGCAGATATAGTCCTAATCTGATGCAATAAGAGCAGAGAAGAACAGATTAACagtattttgtagattttacaaacaaaaactgctATATGCTCTGATGTAactattttgttcattttattttgttttctgagcaACCCAGACCTGCAGgtttctatgtttttgtttttggatgaaATGCTTGAAAGTCAAACCATTTTTACTTAAGGTTTTATCAACTTTCAGTCATctgtaaagttattttaatttagactAAATGAAGTTAAAACTCCATAATTTAGGGGACTGGTTATAAACCTTGTCAGGAGAAAGTCTTTTCCATAATTTTCAAGAAAccacagaaaattaaaagataacAATGGAATAAAatcattgttgtgttttttggttatggattaatatttcatttcatcAACATGCTTTTTAAAGCTTAATCTCATGTCAGGCAAAACAAATCTTCCCCTCGTCTGTAAAATGGTTGAAagttgaaatatattttcacattggagattttacttttataacaaGAACCATTCTAACTTTATTTCAGATTATGATGCAAACAGGcagtcaaatttaaataaaaaacatttcttaaaatgtgaGCCTGCTTGCAAGATTTTGCAGCCTTTGTAGAAATTAGAATTACAgtcaaatttatgtttttcttaaataaatgtctAAAGCTACTCGAGTCCAGATAAGTTCACCATGTACCAGACTAATGATGTAACCAAACTTTGTGGAGGTGAATATCTTTGGTGAGAGTCTGTTTCATTTGAATAGGTGCCAGTTCTCACTTCATCAAACAACAAGGAGGGGCTGAAGACTGGAGTCGTTTGGGTCTTTAAAAGCCTCCAGTAACGGGATGTGGTCACTCCTGCTGGTTTCACACAGGTGAGCAGTCGACACCTTCCTAAAGCAGCTGGATTTTGACTCGtctttcagctgctgttttctgttttactctttGCAGACTGAGGTGACAAGATGAACGCTGTGCAGATTCTTACTTTGACTATGCTGCTTGCTGCTGGAGGCAGCGACCAGCTTCTCAGGtctggaaaatgtccaaatcctGCAGTCCAGGCCAACTTTGATGCTGCCAGGGTGAGCAAAATTTTATCTAATCTGATAAAGTAGCCAAAAATTGTATTCGACTAAGAGCAGCACTATTTTAACATATTCATTCTCAAGTAATAGTAGAAAGTagccaaaaaatgaaataaaaaagtatttggtaaaaaggcgactcaagtactgagtaactgatcaatcatttaatatttaaaaatgacatcatcagattgaccaaaatataaatttatgcAGAAATTCTAGTATTTTATAgatcaaagtgaaaataattataaaataaggcaaaagaaatatttttctaaatcagcttctttaaaaaataaaaaaattatgagacTAATAAGTGTGTTTATCTGGTGAATTGTTGGTTAAAATGTTTGCCCTTTATTCAGTGGGAAGAGAATCCAGAAGTTTTACTCAACTAATAGTAGCGAtacttcaaattaaaattactgaaataaaagtcaaatatactgactaataaaaagtaattatttccCAAAAACGTACTCCAGTAAACGTAAGTAGTTACTACGCCACTCTGATGATGTGAGACAAACTCAAAAGTCCTGTTTCGTAACtaagctgctgttttctttgtgtttgaggtTTAATAACTGTGGTTCCTCTTCAGTATCTTGGTAAATGGTTTGAGATCCGGAAGCTGCCAACAACGTTCCAGAAAGGTCAATGTGCCACCGCCGACTACAGCCTGAAGAGTCCCGGAGTCGTTGGCGTCTTCAACAGAGAGCTGCTGTGAGTAAAACGTCCTGCTTGTTTTTGAACATAATCAGTCAAACAAAGTCCTGCAGCCTTTAATCATGAACAGAactgatttgtttattattaaccTGCAGTGACAATGGAACCATCAGCTCTGCTCTTGGCACGGCTAAAGTGAAGGACCCTGCTGAGCCGGCCAAGCTGGAGGTTTCCTTCTCCGACGGTAAGCAATTTTCCTTCAGAAATGAGTCTATTTATTCAAGATCTTTAAAattctcctgctgctgttttggcTCTAGACGTTCCTCCCGGTCCGTACTGGGTTCTGTCCACCGACTACGACAGCTACACGCTGATCTACGGCTGCACAGAATACGGCCTGTTCCACATGGAGCTGTCCTGGATCCTGAGCAGGAAGCCCACTCTGCCCAAAGAGACCACTGAGGATCTGCTCAGCATCTTGTCCTCCATCGGTGTCAGCGTggacaagatggccgccaccGTTCAGGACGAGACTTACTGCAGTCCCATGAACCAGTGAGACGGAGTCGTGTTAAAAAAGCGTCCCTATGAGGAGCATCATCTTGTTTAAAGAAATGCGTCTTCTACGtggttgtattttattttgtggaaataaaatttctgatattccaaaaaaggtatttttttattcatcattttgGTTCAATGGTTGCATTTAACTCTCAGTTTAAActgtaaaagttacatttaaagcttatttttatatctttaagttatattgatttatttggcagggaaaatatatattaattaacATTGCTGTAAATAATtgcctatttttttaaaagttacggAAAATGTATCTTgctaaaaacaagta includes:
- the apoda.2 gene encoding apolipoprotein Da, duplicate 2, with translation MNAVQILTLTMLLAAGGSDQLLRSGKCPNPAVQANFDAARYLGKWFEIRKLPTTFQKGQCATADYSLKSPGVVGVFNRELLDNGTISSALGTAKVKDPAEPAKLEVSFSDDVPPGPYWVLSTDYDSYTLIYGCTEYGLFHMELSWILSRKPTLPKETTEDLLSILSSIGVSVDKMAATVQDETYCSPMNQ